A single Phragmites australis chromosome 4, lpPhrAust1.1, whole genome shotgun sequence DNA region contains:
- the LOC133917085 gene encoding mitochondrial inner membrane protein OXA1-like, with translation MAFSARRSLATSLSYHLSRRLHPSISHLLPPHHDYSENPSSSSPQTQSAPFPSALTRPSRSRTLSLPLPFALHLAAHRSFSTSSPASTPDIDAAAEVLSDAASSVSAPELLSEEVAAAASSVPVLPVPYAGEVAAAAAESFPPVAALQYLLDAVQSFTGLNWWACIALTTVMIRLLTVPLLVNQMKATVKLNAMRPEIEAINEEMRNSTDPRSMEVGRQKLGELFLRTGVTPFTPLKGLFIQGPIFMSFFFAISNMVEKVPSLKGGGAYWFTDLTTPDDLFILPVLTSLTFLATVELNMQDGMEGNPMAKTMKNFSRIFGVLFVPFTMSFPKAIFFYWVTSNLFSLVYGVVLRKPAVRNCLDLPPLESQTTPAQMQVFNLLRGPKSIPGVDSPIAVKDSEGASSALSHRIRDLENKAKSRGESQE, from the exons atggcttTCTCCGCGCGAAGGAGCCTCGCCACCAGCCTCTCCTACCACCTCTCCCGCCGCCTCCACCCCTCCATCTCCCACCTCCTCCCGCCCCACCATGACTACTCCGAaaacccttcctcctcctcaccccAAACCCAATCCGCGCCGTTTCCGTCAGCGCTTACCCGGCCGTCGAGGTCACGAACCCTAAGCCTACCACTCCCCTTCGCACTCCACCTCGCGGCCCACCGCAGCTTCTCGACCTCCTCGCCCGCCTCCACACCCGACATCGATGCCGCGGCGGAAGTCCTCTCCGACGCCGCCTCCTCTGTCTCTGCGCCGGAGCTGCTCTCGGAGGaagtggccgccgccgcctcttcggTCCCTGTGCTGCCGGTGCCGTACGCGGGGGaggtggccgccgccgcggccgaatCGTTTCCTCCGGTCGCCGCACTGCAGTACCTCCTGGACGCCGTGCAGTCCTTCACTGGGCTCAACTG GTGGGCTTGTATTGCACTGACGACGGTAATGATCCGGTTACTGACCGTCCCGCTGCTTGTGAACCAGATGAAGGCCACGGTGAAGTTAAAT GCAATGAGACCagaaattgaagccatcaatgaAGAGATGCGaaat TCAACTGATCCAAGATCAATGGAAGTGGGGAGACAGAAATTGGGTGAGCTATTCCTTAG AACTGGTGTTACTCCTTTTACACCATTGAAGGGTCTATTCATACAAGGGCCTATATTCATGAGCTTTTTCTTTGCT ATATCAAACATGGTTGAGAAAGTCCCTTCTCTGAAAGGAGGTGGAGCATATTGGTTTACTGATTTGACAACTCCTGACGATCTTTTCATCCTCCCTGTGTTAACATCACTGACTTTTTTGGCTACGGTGGAG CTCAATATGCAAGATGGCATGGAGGGAAATCCTATGGCGAAAACAATGAAGAACTTCTCTAGAATATTTGGTGTCCTGTTTGTTCCATTTACAATGTCCTTTCCAAAG GCAATTTTCTTTTACTGGGTCACATCAAACTTGTTCTCACTTGTATATGGTGTCG TTCTCCGGAAGCCGGCTGTTAGGAACTGCTTAGATCTTCCTCCCTTGGAATCTCAGACCACACCTGCACAAATGCAGGTCTTTAACCTTCTCAGAGGACCCAAGTCAATACCTGGAGTTGATTCTCCTATTGCAGTCAAGGATTCTGAGGGAGCTAGTTCTGCGCTAAGTCACCGTATCAGAGATCTTGAGAACAAGGCTAAATCTAGAGGTGAATCTCAAGAGTAA